A genomic stretch from Mycobacterium malmoense includes:
- a CDS encoding ABC transporter substrate-binding protein, which produces MPLRRPDIKPIALIAALATVALLAGCSGATPTSSALPLRLGYLTRITHASALVGITEGFFTKQLGPRVNFTAQPFNQGTAEATALLSGQLDAAYVGPNPAFNAWQKSGGKAIKIISGAASGGTSMVVKPGITSAADLKGKTVADHALGGTQDVSLRDWLARNGLRTNTQGGGDVSVKPTSPDSAMVQQFLTNQIAGALASAPFDVQMIKAGGVRLWSDPNTITVLVVRQDFLAAHPDAVAGLLRAQVEATDRIASDPTAAARSANAALAKTLGKGLEPDVLAASFQETTFTNDPGMASLRDQVDKAVAIGLLQPLDIGGLYDPGPLDKVLAEPASRK; this is translated from the coding sequence ATGCCATTGCGCCGACCCGACATCAAGCCCATCGCGCTGATCGCCGCGTTAGCAACCGTCGCGCTACTGGCCGGGTGCTCCGGCGCCACGCCGACCTCCTCGGCGTTGCCGCTGCGCCTCGGCTACCTGACCCGCATCACGCACGCCTCGGCGCTGGTGGGTATCACCGAGGGCTTTTTCACCAAGCAACTGGGTCCCCGCGTGAACTTCACCGCACAACCATTCAATCAGGGCACCGCGGAAGCGACCGCACTGCTGTCGGGCCAACTCGACGCCGCCTACGTCGGTCCCAACCCCGCCTTCAACGCCTGGCAGAAATCGGGCGGGAAAGCGATCAAGATCATTTCCGGTGCGGCCAGCGGAGGTACGTCGATGGTCGTCAAACCCGGCATCACCAGTGCTGCAGACCTCAAAGGCAAGACCGTGGCCGACCACGCGCTCGGCGGAACCCAAGACGTCAGCCTCCGTGACTGGCTTGCCCGCAACGGTTTGAGAACGAATACCCAAGGCGGGGGTGATGTTTCGGTCAAGCCGACCAGCCCGGACTCGGCCATGGTGCAACAGTTCCTCACCAACCAGATCGCCGGCGCCCTGGCGTCGGCGCCCTTTGACGTGCAGATGATCAAGGCCGGCGGGGTGCGCCTGTGGTCGGACCCCAACACCATCACCGTGCTGGTTGTCCGCCAAGACTTCCTCGCGGCCCATCCCGACGCGGTGGCCGGACTGCTGCGCGCCCAGGTCGAGGCCACCGACCGTATCGCCAGCGACCCCACCGCCGCCGCGCGATCGGCCAACGCGGCGCTGGCGAAAACCCTCGGCAAGGGCCTCGAGCCCGACGTGCTCGCGGCCTCATTTCAGGAGACCACCTTCACCAACGATCCCGGAATGGCCTCGCTGCGCGACCAGGTCGACAAGGCCGTGGCCATAGGGCTGTTGCAACCGCTCGACATTGGTGGCCTGTACGACCCGGGACCGCTCGACAAAGTGCTCGCCGAGCCCGCAAGCCGAAAGTGA
- a CDS encoding ABC transporter ATP-binding protein, whose protein sequence is MRLTDVTKRYGRGRSAVSALDRITLTVGAGEFVCVVGTSGCGKSSLLSLIAGLDQPSAGEVNIFERRVALMFQQPALFPWLTSAANVELALRACAIPRPERHERATRLLHTVGLADFADKRPHQLSGGMQQRVALARALAQDADVLLMDEPFGALDALTRSRLHEELERIVAESGLTVVFVTHNVREAVRLADRVVLLSPRPGRIVEEFAVAVPRHHRVNTLAVAELADHISARLRNEGNRSGG, encoded by the coding sequence CTGCGGCTCACGGATGTGACCAAGCGGTACGGAAGGGGGCGGTCGGCAGTCTCAGCGCTCGATCGAATCACTTTGACCGTCGGTGCCGGTGAATTCGTGTGCGTCGTAGGGACATCCGGTTGCGGCAAGAGTTCACTGCTATCCCTGATCGCAGGATTGGACCAACCGTCCGCCGGCGAGGTCAACATCTTTGAGCGACGGGTGGCTTTGATGTTCCAGCAACCAGCGCTGTTCCCGTGGCTGACGTCGGCCGCCAATGTTGAACTGGCGTTGCGGGCATGCGCGATACCACGCCCGGAACGCCACGAACGCGCGACTCGCTTGTTGCACACGGTCGGCCTGGCGGACTTCGCCGATAAGCGCCCGCATCAGCTATCCGGCGGCATGCAGCAGCGCGTGGCGCTGGCGCGTGCGCTCGCCCAAGACGCCGACGTCTTGCTGATGGACGAGCCGTTCGGTGCGCTGGATGCCCTGACCCGTAGCCGTCTGCACGAAGAGCTTGAGCGCATCGTTGCCGAAAGCGGCCTCACCGTCGTGTTTGTCACGCACAACGTCCGCGAAGCAGTGCGACTCGCCGACCGCGTCGTTTTGCTCAGCCCGCGACCGGGTCGCATCGTCGAAGAGTTCGCCGTCGCGGTGCCGCGGCACCACAGGGTCAACACCCTGGCCGTTGCCGAACTGGCCGACCACATCTCCGCTCGGCTACGGAACGAAGGGAACCGTAGTGGTGGTTGA
- a CDS encoding ABC transporter permease — translation MRTKAIAVALVLLLWELVYLTGWKPSFVLPGPGTVAVNLWQRLHEALLWEAIATTMWRALAGFALALLIGLVAGAVIAQNTLLRTAFGPVITGLQTMPAIAWFPFAIIFFGLHTSAILFVVVIGAAPSVATGVIAGVGQIPPILLRAAKTLGLHGFKLYRHVILPASLPMFVGGLRQGWAFCWRSLMAGELVVLVSDTASIGVLLENAQNLSDMPSAIAIMIVILLIGIAIDAVFNAADQRVRRYWGLIETDSE, via the coding sequence GTGCGAACGAAAGCCATTGCGGTTGCGTTGGTTCTGTTGCTCTGGGAGCTGGTGTACCTCACCGGCTGGAAACCGTCATTCGTGCTGCCCGGCCCGGGAACCGTTGCAGTCAACCTCTGGCAGCGACTGCATGAGGCATTGCTCTGGGAAGCGATCGCGACCACGATGTGGCGGGCGCTGGCCGGTTTCGCGCTGGCATTGCTCATCGGGTTGGTCGCCGGTGCGGTGATCGCGCAAAACACGCTGCTGCGCACGGCTTTCGGACCGGTGATCACCGGTCTGCAAACCATGCCGGCCATCGCCTGGTTTCCCTTCGCCATCATCTTCTTCGGGCTTCACACGTCCGCGATCCTTTTCGTCGTCGTCATCGGCGCCGCGCCGTCGGTGGCCACCGGCGTTATCGCCGGAGTCGGCCAAATCCCGCCGATTCTGTTGCGGGCGGCAAAAACCTTGGGATTACACGGATTCAAGCTATACCGGCATGTAATCCTGCCCGCGTCGCTACCGATGTTCGTCGGCGGGCTGCGCCAGGGATGGGCGTTCTGCTGGCGCAGCTTGATGGCCGGCGAGTTGGTGGTGCTAGTCAGCGACACCGCGTCGATCGGGGTGCTGCTGGAAAACGCCCAGAACCTCAGCGATATGCCCTCGGCGATCGCCATCATGATCGTGATCCTTCTGATCGGCATCGCGATCGACGCTGTTTTCAATGCTGCGGATCAGCGCGTCCGCCGGTACTGGGGACTGATCGAAACCGACTCGGAATGA
- a CDS encoding metallophosphoesterase: MPDGHQAHHSPGRPFRLWAFGDAHVGTDKSHGRQSLAEAITQSESGGSEGGPPFEWDIAIDVGDMSGAHHHLPDDAEGSELRRQFASLRRHRREDIYSVCGNHDRSGLHEPEAWWWQKWVDPLGHHTEFSGVDPNARPYPVQGVWDHYSFRVGNLLFLMLSDRNEPTQTVGRGTLGGNPGGVVTGEAFRWWKHMVLTNPDSIIIVVHHYVLKDTTVASGEWEGVRRAPDGQLIEHYHRPFELGTPQGASYLYWVDSKPDSGAFENFLIEHPGRVHLWIAGHTHTHPDDAYGGKAHIENRWGTWFLNVASLSRHHMPITTLPISRRLTFTPGSAEVRVQCYLHTSQYAPQGWYPNAERTVTLNKAFTAPPNYSSKRTDDALPALEHR, encoded by the coding sequence ATGCCTGACGGCCACCAAGCTCATCACTCGCCAGGACGCCCATTTCGGCTTTGGGCATTCGGTGACGCGCACGTCGGGACGGACAAGAGCCATGGCAGGCAGAGCCTGGCTGAGGCGATTACGCAATCGGAGTCCGGCGGATCTGAAGGCGGGCCTCCCTTCGAGTGGGACATCGCCATCGACGTCGGCGACATGTCCGGGGCGCACCACCACCTTCCCGACGACGCCGAGGGATCCGAACTTCGCCGCCAGTTCGCCAGCCTGCGCCGCCACCGGCGCGAAGACATCTACAGTGTCTGCGGCAACCACGACCGCAGCGGCCTGCACGAACCCGAGGCATGGTGGTGGCAGAAGTGGGTGGATCCACTGGGGCATCACACCGAGTTCTCCGGAGTCGACCCCAACGCGCGACCCTACCCAGTCCAGGGTGTGTGGGATCATTATTCGTTCCGGGTGGGCAACCTCTTGTTCCTCATGCTCAGCGACCGCAACGAACCCACCCAGACCGTGGGGCGCGGGACGCTCGGTGGCAACCCGGGCGGCGTCGTCACCGGGGAAGCCTTCCGCTGGTGGAAACACATGGTGCTGACCAACCCCGACTCGATCATCATCGTCGTCCACCACTACGTCCTCAAAGACACCACCGTGGCCTCCGGCGAATGGGAAGGCGTTCGCAGGGCGCCGGACGGCCAGTTGATAGAGCACTACCACCGCCCGTTCGAACTAGGCACCCCACAAGGTGCGTCGTACCTGTATTGGGTTGATAGCAAACCAGACTCCGGTGCGTTCGAGAACTTCCTCATCGAACATCCCGGCCGGGTTCACCTGTGGATCGCCGGGCACACGCACACCCACCCCGACGACGCCTACGGCGGCAAAGCGCATATTGAAAACCGCTGGGGAACATGGTTTCTCAACGTCGCATCATTGAGCCGCCACCATATGCCCATCACCACGCTACCGATAAGCAGACGGCTCACCTTCACTCCCGGCAGCGCTGAGGTGCGTGTCCAGTGCTACCTGCACACCAGCCAATATGCGCCCCAAGGCTGGTACCCCAACGCCGAGAGGACCGTCACACTGAACAAGGCCTTCACGGCTCCGCCGAATTATTCGTCTAAGCGGACAGACGATGCGTTGCCCGCACTCGAGCATCGATAA
- a CDS encoding PPE family protein codes for MHFGALSPEINSGRMYSGPGPASMSLAAQTWDEMAARLSDIAEAYSSVTSTLVEARQDPAAIAVDEAAASHIGWLEAVAVQAQQAASQARAAVDAFDSALAAVVPPSMIIGNRALRISLATTNFLAQNSPEIADTETDYDRMWAQDADAMYTYAAAAEAASTMTPFSSPPLAALGLEHQGAGATEAPGRWSLMTAPEIVSAGRQVMPTIPEALKALSLSPTTTLDACLSAVTSTLSKLSSQSAPTNFAIGHLNSLNKASALDTATARLSRGAKPALAARSGRAASIGALSVPPSWETATIPDRVTREPLGGDYLVIDPSDLIW; via the coding sequence GTGCACTTCGGAGCGCTGTCACCGGAAATCAATTCCGGCCGAATGTATTCAGGTCCCGGCCCAGCCTCGATGAGCCTGGCTGCCCAGACCTGGGATGAAATGGCCGCGCGGCTATCTGACATCGCGGAGGCTTATAGTTCGGTGACCTCGACGCTGGTCGAGGCGCGGCAGGACCCTGCGGCGATCGCTGTTGACGAGGCGGCCGCATCTCACATCGGATGGCTCGAAGCTGTTGCAGTACAAGCCCAGCAGGCCGCGAGCCAGGCGAGAGCGGCCGTCGACGCCTTCGACTCCGCGCTGGCGGCGGTGGTGCCGCCGTCGATGATCATCGGCAACCGGGCACTGCGAATCTCATTGGCGACGACGAACTTCCTGGCCCAAAACAGCCCGGAAATCGCCGACACAGAAACCGACTATGACCGGATGTGGGCCCAGGACGCCGACGCCATGTATACCTATGCCGCAGCCGCGGAAGCCGCATCGACTATGACGCCATTCAGCTCTCCGCCCCTTGCGGCCCTGGGGCTGGAGCATCAAGGTGCCGGTGCCACGGAAGCCCCCGGCAGGTGGAGTCTGATGACGGCGCCGGAAATCGTATCGGCCGGCCGCCAGGTGATGCCTACGATCCCCGAAGCACTCAAGGCGCTTTCCCTGTCGCCAACGACGACGTTGGATGCGTGCCTTTCGGCGGTGACATCGACGCTGTCAAAACTGAGTTCACAATCTGCTCCGACGAATTTCGCGATAGGCCACCTGAATTCTCTCAACAAGGCATCGGCCTTGGACACGGCAACAGCGCGCCTGTCGCGTGGCGCTAAGCCCGCCTTGGCTGCGAGGTCAGGTCGCGCGGCTTCGATCGGGGCACTGTCGGTGCCGCCATCCTGGGAGACAGCCACGATCCCCGACCGAGTCACCCGCGAGCCATTGGGCGGGGACTATCTCGTCATCGACCCTTCCGACCTCATATGGTGA
- a CDS encoding ABC transporter substrate-binding protein encodes MSTRRHTAALLAAVALLVPACVSRQQATGPSQVPNPVPLSQLADLTLKVGDQKAVGTEAMLRAAGELQDLPYRIEFSKFTSGPPMIEAATADKIDFAITGDTPPIFAAAANARIKVVSAYDGGGPGDQILVHADSPIQSVTDLRGKTIALAKGSSAHANVLDQLDKAGLKPADVHLVFLQPADALSGFRNGQVDAWAVWDPYTAQAEQQLPVRGLVARKHKYSFGSASDQTLADAKRNTALGNLLTRYARAAVWAREHPQEWAAEYAESAGIAPAVAAVAQGRTLRQPIPLDDTVVDAEQRLTDLLAAAGQIQSAPHFGDWVDRRFNDTAETR; translated from the coding sequence ATGTCGACACGACGCCATACCGCGGCACTGCTGGCTGCCGTCGCTCTGCTGGTGCCGGCATGCGTCTCCCGCCAACAGGCCACCGGTCCCAGCCAGGTACCGAACCCGGTTCCGCTGTCACAGCTGGCCGATCTGACACTCAAGGTCGGCGATCAAAAGGCCGTCGGCACCGAAGCCATGCTGCGTGCCGCCGGCGAGCTTCAGGACCTTCCCTACCGGATCGAATTCTCCAAATTCACATCCGGACCGCCGATGATCGAGGCTGCCACCGCGGACAAGATCGATTTCGCAATCACCGGTGACACACCACCGATTTTCGCCGCGGCAGCCAACGCCCGCATCAAGGTGGTGTCCGCATACGACGGCGGCGGCCCCGGCGACCAGATTCTGGTACACGCCGATTCCCCAATACAATCCGTCACCGACCTGCGCGGCAAAACCATCGCCCTGGCCAAGGGCAGTTCAGCGCACGCCAATGTGCTTGATCAGCTGGACAAGGCCGGTCTCAAGCCAGCCGATGTCCACCTAGTGTTCCTGCAACCAGCCGATGCCCTGTCGGGATTTCGTAATGGTCAGGTCGACGCCTGGGCGGTGTGGGATCCCTACACCGCCCAGGCCGAACAGCAGCTCCCGGTGCGGGGCCTGGTCGCACGCAAGCACAAGTACTCGTTTGGGTCCGCCTCCGATCAGACGCTGGCCGACGCCAAACGCAACACGGCCCTGGGGAATCTGCTGACGCGATACGCCAGAGCCGCGGTCTGGGCGCGCGAGCATCCGCAGGAGTGGGCTGCTGAGTACGCCGAGTCCGCCGGCATCGCCCCCGCCGTCGCCGCCGTCGCGCAGGGCCGCACCTTGCGACAGCCCATCCCGCTCGACGACACCGTGGTGGACGCCGAGCAGCGCCTCACCGATCTGTTGGCGGCCGCCGGCCAGATCCAGTCCGCGCCGCACTTCGGCGACTGGGTGGATCGTCGCTTCAACGACACCGCGGAAACTCGCTGA
- a CDS encoding lipase maturation factor family protein → MGWFTAPEYWLGRLVLERGVAAIYLIAFVAAALQFRALIGERGILPVPRFLAGQSFWRTPSLFHLRYSDPLFAGVSWLGAAVSAAIVAGVADLAPLWAAMLMWLALWVLYLSIVNVGQVWYGFGWESLLLETGFLMVFLGNDRVAPPVLTLWMARLLLFRVEFGAGLIKMRGDPCWRNLTCLYYHHETQPMPGPLSWFFHHLPKPLHRIEVAGNHFAQLVVPFGLFAPQPVASVAGGIVVVTQLWLVASGNFAWLNWVTIILAFSAIDDSAAGTLLPVPSHAAPSAPPWFVVLVTAFTGAVLFLSYWPVRNMVSSHQRMNMSFNPFHLVNTYGAFGSIGRVRREVVIEGTEEERLTQHTVWKEYEFKGKPGAVRRLPRQWAPYHLRLDWLMWFAAISRGYAQPWLVPLLQRLLRNDAPTLRLLRHNPFPDSPPRHVRAQLYQYRFTTAAELRRDRAWWHRTLIGRYVPPMALSTATNAN, encoded by the coding sequence ATGGGATGGTTTACGGCACCCGAATACTGGCTGGGCAGGCTGGTGCTGGAACGCGGCGTCGCGGCCATCTACCTGATCGCGTTCGTCGCGGCCGCGCTTCAGTTCCGGGCTTTGATCGGCGAGCGCGGAATCCTGCCTGTGCCACGGTTTTTGGCCGGGCAGTCGTTCTGGAGAACGCCGAGCCTCTTTCATCTCCGCTATTCCGATCCGCTTTTCGCGGGCGTCTCGTGGCTCGGTGCGGCGGTGTCGGCGGCCATTGTCGCCGGCGTGGCTGACCTGGCGCCGCTGTGGGCCGCGATGCTGATGTGGCTGGCGCTGTGGGTGCTGTACCTGTCGATCGTCAATGTTGGGCAGGTCTGGTACGGGTTCGGCTGGGAGTCGCTACTGCTGGAGACCGGGTTCTTGATGGTCTTCCTCGGCAACGACCGGGTGGCGCCGCCGGTCCTGACGTTGTGGATGGCGCGGCTGCTGTTGTTCCGGGTCGAGTTCGGGGCCGGGCTGATCAAGATGCGCGGCGACCCGTGCTGGCGCAACCTGACCTGCCTGTACTACCACCACGAGACGCAGCCGATGCCGGGACCGTTGAGCTGGTTCTTCCATCACCTGCCCAAGCCGCTGCACCGGATCGAGGTGGCGGGCAACCATTTCGCCCAGCTCGTCGTGCCGTTCGGGTTGTTCGCGCCGCAGCCGGTGGCCAGCGTGGCCGGAGGGATCGTCGTGGTTACCCAGCTGTGGCTGGTGGCGTCGGGGAACTTCGCCTGGCTCAACTGGGTGACGATCATCCTGGCGTTCAGCGCCATCGACGACTCGGCTGCGGGAACGCTGCTTCCCGTGCCCTCGCATGCGGCGCCGTCGGCACCGCCGTGGTTTGTCGTGTTGGTGACCGCGTTCACCGGCGCGGTGCTGTTCCTGAGCTACTGGCCGGTGCGCAACATGGTGTCCTCACATCAGCGAATGAATATGTCGTTCAACCCCTTTCACTTGGTGAACACCTACGGGGCCTTCGGCAGCATCGGGCGCGTCCGGCGAGAGGTGGTGATCGAGGGCACCGAGGAGGAGAGGCTCACCCAGCACACCGTCTGGAAGGAATACGAATTCAAGGGCAAGCCCGGTGCCGTGCGCCGGCTACCCCGCCAATGGGCGCCCTACCACCTGCGCCTGGACTGGCTGATGTGGTTCGCGGCCATCTCGCGGGGCTACGCCCAGCCCTGGCTGGTCCCGCTGCTGCAGCGGCTGCTGCGCAACGATGCGCCGACGCTTCGCCTGTTGCGGCACAATCCCTTTCCGGATTCACCGCCGCGGCATGTTCGGGCACAGCTCTACCAGTACCGCTTCACCACGGCGGCCGAGCTGCGCCGCGATCGCGCGTGGTGGCATCGAACGCTGATCGGTCGTTACGTCCCGCCCATGGCACTGTCGACGGCGACCAACGCCAATTGA